One Brassica napus cultivar Da-Ae chromosome C4, Da-Ae, whole genome shotgun sequence genomic region harbors:
- the LOC106392121 gene encoding homeobox-leucine zipper protein HAT9, translating into MGFDDSCNTGLVLGLGLSPTSNNYNNTIKRSSGYKSDPSLTLSLSGDPSMMVVAGADLLCRQTSSHSGVSSFSTGRVVKRERDGGEESQEEGEEEKTERLISDYHEDEEGVSARKKLRLTKEQSALLEESFKHHSTLNPKQKQDLARQLNLRPRQVEVWFQNRRARTKLKQTEVDCEFLKKCCETLTDENIRLQKEIQELKTLKLTHQPFYMHMPASTLTMCPSCERIGGRSGGDSGGEGVGGGSSVATTVVVDGGTSKGAFSISSKPHFFNPCTNSSAAC; encoded by the exons ATGGGTTTCGATGATTCATGCAACACAGGTCTTGTTCTTGGATTAGGTCTCTCACCAACTTCAAACAATTACAATAATACCATCAAACGTTCCTCCGGCTACAAGTCCGACCCGTCGTTGACTCTAAGCCTCTCCGGCGATCCATCAATGATGGTGGTCGCCGGAGCTGACCTGCTCTGCCGTCAGACTTCATCTCACAGCGGAGTCTCTTCTTTCTCAACCGGAAGAGtagtgaagagagagagagacggcggcGAAGAGTCGCAGGAGGAGGGGGAGGAGGAGAAGACGGAGAGACTTATAAGTGACTAccatgaagatgaagaaggtgTTAGTGCTAGAAAAAAACTTAGGCTTACCAAAGAGCAATCTGCTCTTCTTGAGGAAAGCTTCAAGCACCATAGCACCCTTAATCCC aAGCAAAAACAAGATCTGGCAAGACAGCTGAATCTTAGGCCTAGACAAGTTGAAGTATGGTTCCAAAATAGAAGAGCCAG AACAAAGCTAAAGCAAACAGAAGTAGATTGTGAGTTTTTGAAGAAATGTTGTGAAACATTAACAGATGAGAACATAAGACTTCAGAAAGAGATTCAAgaactcaaaaccctaaaattgACTCATCAGCCCTTTTACATGCACATGCCTGCATCTACTCTCACGATGTGTCCTTCATGTGAAAGAATCGGTGGCAGAAGCGGCGGCGATAGCGGAGGAGAAGGTGTCGGAGGCGGCAGCAGCGTGGCTACCACGGTGGTTGTGGATGGAGGTACGTCGAAGGGAGCTTTCTCCATCTCGTCAAAGCCTCACTTCTTCAACCCTTGTACTAATTCCTCTGCAGCTTGTTGA